One genomic window of Microbacterium sp. BH-3-3-3 includes the following:
- a CDS encoding aldo/keto reductase, producing the protein MSPSDLPLRDGATLAYGAANVGNLHRALSDAEAQAVLAAAWDAGIRSFDTAPHYGLGLSERRLGAFLRDKPREQFTVSTKVGRLLRPNPAGDGGLDLDNSFHVPTDARRVWDFSATGIVASLDDSLERLGLDRVDALYLHDPEKHDLGQALTEALPALEGLRAEGRVDRIGVGSMDADALAAAVRGAALDEVMVAGRYTLLEQPASAEVLPACRERGTTIVAASVFNSGLLASDTPSRDARYEYGGVPDAVWERLERILDVCRTHGVSLPVAALAFVAREPLVTTVVIGGSRPTQLQQNAESWRQVVPEQFWDDLARARLIP; encoded by the coding sequence ATGTCGCCGTCTGACCTTCCCCTCCGCGACGGCGCCACCCTCGCCTACGGCGCGGCGAACGTCGGCAACCTGCACCGCGCCCTCAGCGACGCCGAGGCGCAGGCCGTCCTCGCCGCGGCGTGGGATGCCGGCATCCGGTCCTTCGACACGGCACCCCACTACGGTCTCGGCCTGTCCGAACGGCGCCTCGGGGCATTCCTCCGAGACAAGCCGCGCGAGCAGTTCACCGTGTCGACGAAGGTGGGGCGCCTGCTCCGGCCGAACCCCGCCGGCGACGGCGGGCTCGATCTCGATAACTCCTTCCACGTCCCCACCGACGCGCGGCGGGTGTGGGACTTCTCGGCCACCGGGATCGTCGCCAGCCTCGACGACTCGCTGGAGCGGCTGGGGCTCGACCGCGTCGACGCCCTCTACCTGCACGACCCCGAGAAGCACGATCTGGGCCAGGCGCTGACCGAGGCCCTGCCCGCTCTTGAGGGATTGCGCGCCGAGGGCCGGGTCGACCGCATCGGCGTGGGCTCGATGGATGCCGACGCCCTCGCCGCCGCGGTGCGGGGCGCCGCGCTCGACGAGGTCATGGTCGCCGGCCGCTACACCCTGCTCGAGCAGCCCGCGTCGGCCGAGGTGCTCCCCGCGTGCCGCGAGCGGGGCACGACGATCGTGGCGGCCTCGGTCTTCAACTCCGGCCTTCTCGCGAGCGACACTCCGTCGCGCGACGCCCGGTACGAGTACGGCGGGGTGCCGGATGCCGTGTGGGAGCGGCTCGAGCGGATCCTCGACGTCTGCCGTACGCACGGGGTGTCGCTCCCGGTCGCGGCACTGGCCTTCGTCGCCCGCGAACCGCTCGTGACGACGGTGGTGATCGGCGGAAGCCGCCCCACCCAGCTGCAGCAGAACGCCGAGTCGTGGCGCCAAGTCGTCCCCGAGCAGTTCTGGGACGACCTCGCCCGCGCACGACTGATCCCCTGA
- a CDS encoding RbsD/FucU family protein, with translation MLSGIHPLLTGEMLLHLDRMGHSDAVVVADAHFPAFAVGARVIDLPGTASPAVLAAIRSVTPADDAPALDLMRSADGAVLDVQRELIDAAAVGAEGTRFVERFDYYDLARGAYLIVRTGETRIYANALLRKGVVSA, from the coding sequence ATGCTGTCCGGCATCCATCCCCTGCTGACCGGCGAGATGCTGCTGCATCTCGACCGGATGGGCCACTCCGACGCGGTCGTCGTCGCCGACGCCCACTTCCCCGCCTTCGCCGTCGGCGCGCGGGTCATCGATCTGCCGGGCACCGCATCGCCCGCGGTGCTCGCGGCGATCCGCAGCGTGACCCCCGCCGACGACGCGCCGGCTCTCGATCTCATGCGCTCGGCCGATGGCGCCGTCCTCGACGTGCAGCGGGAGCTCATCGACGCGGCCGCGGTGGGCGCCGAGGGGACGCGCTTCGTGGAGCGCTTCGACTATTACGACCTCGCCCGCGGCGCCTACCTCATCGTGCGCACGGGCGAGACGCGGATCTACGCCAACGCTCTGCTGCGCAAGGGCGTCGTGTCGGCCTGA
- a CDS encoding N-acetylglucosamine-6-phosphate deacetylase produces the protein MNTPAHPAAVEAVDLHCHGALGHSFDDADLDGLAAAVAFHRAHGTSTLLLSLVSAPIDRLEERLREIREILPALPGVAGVHLEGPFLADSRRGAHDPRALVAPTAEAVDRLLSAADGILRQVTIAPELPGAMQAIDRLVSAGVTVAVGHTQADHDTAAAAFDRGARLLTHAFNAMPGLGHRAPGPVGAALERDHVVLEVIADGIHVHPVVIRTMFAAAPSRIALVTDAMSATGLGDGPYRLGGLEVEVEDGRPVLAGTDTLAGSTLTMERAIEMATAAGVPLDLARAAATTVPARLLARD, from the coding sequence ATGAACACCCCGGCACATCCCGCCGCGGTCGAGGCCGTCGACCTGCACTGCCACGGCGCGCTCGGGCACTCGTTCGACGACGCAGACCTCGACGGCCTCGCGGCCGCGGTCGCGTTCCATCGCGCGCACGGCACGTCGACGCTGCTGCTCAGCCTGGTGAGCGCGCCGATCGATCGCCTCGAGGAGCGTCTGCGCGAGATCCGCGAGATACTCCCCGCACTCCCGGGAGTCGCGGGCGTGCACCTGGAGGGTCCGTTCCTCGCCGACTCGCGCCGGGGAGCGCACGATCCGCGCGCCCTCGTCGCCCCGACAGCGGAGGCGGTCGATCGTCTACTGTCGGCCGCCGATGGCATCCTGCGTCAGGTCACCATCGCGCCCGAGCTCCCGGGGGCGATGCAGGCCATCGACCGCCTCGTGTCGGCGGGGGTCACCGTCGCGGTGGGACACACGCAGGCCGACCATGACACCGCCGCCGCCGCGTTCGACCGGGGCGCGCGGTTGCTCACGCACGCCTTCAACGCGATGCCGGGTCTGGGCCACCGCGCTCCCGGCCCGGTCGGCGCCGCGCTGGAGCGGGACCATGTCGTTCTGGAGGTGATCGCCGACGGCATCCACGTGCACCCCGTCGTCATCCGCACGATGTTCGCCGCCGCCCCGAGTCGCATCGCGCTCGTGACCGACGCGATGTCGGCGACCGGACTGGGCGACGGCCCGTACCGCCTCGGCGGTCTCGAGGTCGAGGTGGAAGACGGGCGCCCCGTCCTCGCGGGCACCGACACCCTCGCCGGCTCCACCCTGACGATGGAGCGCGCGATCGAGATGGCGACGGCGGCGGGCGTCCCCCTCGACCTTGCTCGCGCCGCGGCCACGACGGTGCCGGCGCGACTGCTCGCGCGAGACTGA
- a CDS encoding aminotransferase class V-fold PLP-dependent enzyme codes for MTLPFDVAAVRTDFPILETEIDGRPLVYLDSGATSQKPRAVLDAERAFLERANSAVHRGAHTLAADATELFEDARVTVAEFVGAEPEQLVWTSGATGGLNLIAGSLGYAGRVREGDEIVVTEAEHHANLIPWQELAARTGARLRHIPVLDDGMLDMHAAADLIGERTKVVAFPHVSNVLGIVNPVAKLVTLARGVGALTVLDACQSAPHLALDLPASGVDLAVFSGHKVYGPYGIGALWGRDEVLDALPPFTTGGSMITTVTLDKAEYLPPPQRFEAGTQPVSQAVALAAAVRWLGEHDLAAAHAHEATLEARMREGLRSIDGIRLLGDTDAAERIALQAFAVDGVHAHDVGQFLDSRGVAVRVGHHCAQPLHRRFGLTASVRASAAIHTTAAEIDTFLDAVSGVRGFFGVGATTAGARA; via the coding sequence GTGACACTCCCCTTCGACGTCGCCGCCGTGCGTACCGACTTCCCGATCCTCGAGACCGAGATCGACGGCCGGCCCCTCGTGTACCTCGATTCGGGAGCGACCAGCCAGAAACCGCGTGCCGTGCTGGATGCCGAGCGCGCCTTCCTCGAGCGCGCGAACTCCGCCGTGCACCGCGGTGCGCACACGCTCGCGGCCGATGCGACCGAGCTGTTCGAGGACGCCCGTGTCACCGTCGCCGAGTTCGTGGGCGCCGAGCCCGAGCAGCTGGTGTGGACCTCGGGGGCGACGGGCGGCCTGAATCTGATCGCCGGTTCCCTCGGCTACGCGGGGCGCGTGCGCGAGGGCGACGAGATCGTCGTGACCGAGGCGGAGCACCACGCCAACCTCATCCCGTGGCAAGAGCTCGCCGCGCGCACGGGCGCGCGACTGCGCCACATCCCCGTCCTCGACGACGGCATGCTCGACATGCATGCCGCGGCCGACCTCATCGGCGAGCGCACCAAGGTCGTCGCGTTCCCCCACGTCTCGAACGTGCTCGGCATCGTGAACCCCGTCGCGAAGCTCGTCACCCTCGCCCGCGGCGTCGGCGCGCTGACGGTGCTCGACGCGTGCCAGTCGGCTCCGCACCTCGCGCTCGACCTGCCGGCATCCGGAGTCGATCTCGCCGTCTTCTCGGGGCACAAGGTCTACGGCCCCTACGGCATCGGTGCGCTCTGGGGTCGCGACGAGGTACTCGACGCGCTGCCGCCCTTCACCACCGGCGGGTCGATGATCACCACCGTCACACTCGACAAGGCCGAATACCTCCCGCCGCCGCAGCGCTTCGAGGCGGGCACGCAGCCGGTGTCGCAGGCGGTGGCGCTGGCCGCCGCGGTGCGCTGGCTCGGCGAGCACGATCTCGCCGCCGCTCACGCCCACGAGGCGACGCTCGAAGCACGCATGCGCGAGGGACTCCGCTCGATCGACGGCATCCGCCTGCTCGGAGACACGGATGCCGCCGAGCGCATCGCCCTGCAGGCCTTCGCGGTCGACGGCGTGCACGCGCACGACGTGGGCCAGTTCCTCGATTCCCGCGGCGTGGCCGTGCGCGTCGGTCACCACTGCGCACAGCCGCTGCACCGCCGATTCGGCCTGACGGCGTCGGTGCGCGCGAGCGCGGCGATCCACACCACCGCCGCCGAGATCGACACGTTCCTCGATGCCGTCTCGGGCGTTCGCGGCTTCTTCGGCGTCGGCGCGACCACGGCGGGAGCACGTGCATGA
- the sufU gene encoding Fe-S cluster assembly sulfur transfer protein SufU translates to MSGLESLYQELILDHAKNRRGFGLAEPGAHSATVHQRNPICGDEITLRVELSDDGERVASVTWEGAGCSISQSSASMLVALLQEDGGDDGMPRADADALIAQFREAMRSRGKIPLDEETFADAAALSGVSKYTARVKCAMLAWVALEEGLRLA, encoded by the coding sequence ATGAGCGGGCTCGAATCGCTGTACCAGGAACTGATCCTCGACCACGCGAAGAACCGTCGCGGCTTCGGCCTCGCCGAACCGGGCGCGCACAGCGCCACGGTGCACCAGCGCAATCCCATCTGCGGCGATGAGATCACGCTCCGCGTCGAGCTGTCCGACGACGGCGAGCGCGTGGCATCCGTCACCTGGGAGGGCGCGGGATGCTCGATCTCGCAGTCGTCGGCGTCGATGCTCGTCGCGCTGCTGCAGGAAGACGGCGGCGACGACGGGATGCCGCGCGCCGACGCCGATGCTCTCATCGCGCAGTTCCGCGAGGCGATGCGCTCGCGCGGCAAGATCCCCCTCGACGAGGAGACGTTCGCCGACGCCGCCGCGCTGTCGGGGGTGTCGAAGTACACCGCGCGCGTGAAGTGCGCGATGCTCGCGTGGGTCGCGCTCGAGGAAGGGCTGCGGCTGGCCTGA
- the fdhA gene encoding formaldehyde dehydrogenase, glutathione-independent, which produces MSGNKAVAYKEPGVVEVIDTPYPEFELKEGPGVNPANVGRKVPHGAILRTVSTNICGSDQHMVRGRTTAPAGLVLGHEITGEVIEVGPDVEFVKVGDIVSVPFNIACGRCRNCKEGKTGICLNVNPDRPGSAYGYVDMGGWVGGQAEYVLVPYADWNLLVFPDREQALEKILDLTMLSDIFPTGFHGAYTAGVRPGSTVYVAGAGPVGIAAAVGAQLLGAAAVLVGDLNAERLAQVRSLGFESVDVSKGDPRDQIDHILGTPEVDAAVDAVGFEARGHGSDSSHEAPAAVLNSLFEVTAAGGALGIPGLYVTGDPGGVDDAAKVGSLSLRLGLGWAKSLTFTTGQCPVMKYNRQLMMAILHDKVQIAKAVNATPISLDDAPQGYADFDKGAPRKYVLNPNGYIKS; this is translated from the coding sequence ATGTCCGGTAACAAGGCAGTGGCGTACAAAGAACCCGGAGTGGTGGAGGTCATCGACACCCCCTACCCCGAGTTCGAGCTCAAGGAAGGCCCGGGCGTGAACCCGGCGAACGTCGGCCGGAAGGTCCCCCACGGCGCGATCCTGCGCACCGTCTCCACCAACATCTGCGGCTCCGACCAGCACATGGTCCGTGGTCGCACCACCGCCCCCGCGGGTCTCGTGCTGGGCCACGAGATCACCGGGGAGGTGATCGAGGTCGGTCCCGATGTCGAGTTCGTCAAGGTCGGCGACATCGTCTCGGTGCCCTTCAACATCGCGTGCGGCCGCTGCCGCAACTGCAAAGAGGGCAAGACCGGGATCTGTCTGAACGTGAACCCCGACCGCCCCGGCAGCGCCTACGGATACGTCGACATGGGCGGGTGGGTCGGCGGGCAGGCCGAGTACGTGCTCGTCCCCTACGCCGACTGGAACCTGCTGGTCTTCCCCGACCGCGAGCAAGCGCTCGAGAAGATCCTCGACCTGACGATGCTGTCCGACATCTTCCCCACCGGCTTCCACGGCGCCTACACCGCCGGCGTCCGCCCGGGATCGACCGTGTACGTCGCGGGCGCGGGTCCGGTCGGCATCGCCGCGGCCGTCGGCGCGCAGCTGCTGGGCGCGGCGGCGGTGCTCGTCGGCGACCTCAACGCCGAACGCCTCGCGCAGGTGCGGTCGCTGGGATTCGAGAGCGTCGACGTGTCGAAGGGTGACCCGCGCGACCAGATCGACCACATCCTCGGCACCCCCGAAGTGGATGCCGCGGTCGACGCGGTCGGCTTCGAGGCGCGCGGGCACGGCTCCGACTCATCGCACGAGGCCCCGGCGGCGGTGCTCAACTCGCTGTTCGAGGTCACCGCAGCCGGTGGCGCCCTCGGCATCCCGGGCTTGTACGTGACGGGCGATCCGGGCGGGGTCGACGACGCAGCGAAGGTCGGTTCGCTCTCGCTGCGACTCGGCCTCGGCTGGGCCAAGTCGCTGACGTTCACGACCGGCCAGTGCCCGGTGATGAAGTACAACCGGCAGCTGATGATGGCGATCCTGCACGACAAGGTGCAGATCGCGAAGGCCGTCAACGCCACGCCCATCAGCCTCGACGACGCGCCCCAGGGCTACGCCGACTTCGACAAGGGCGCCCCGCGCAAGTACGTGCTGAACCCGAACGGGTACATCAAGAGCTGA
- a CDS encoding SRPBCC family protein has protein sequence MPVTSVESDTEALTMSLVADFPVGPERLWAVFTDPRQLERFWGPPGWPATFDAFDFSVGGHAKYHMTSPQGQHAGGAWEFTRIDEPRGFEVIDSFADDNGDPIEGMPSMRMVFSFEATPEGSRLTNVSHFASAEALEQVVAMGAVEGSTLAMNQLDAVLLGLREFAQGTGTQLEVLSDQHVRITRLIDGPRELVWRAHVDPDLMRQWMLGPDGWRMTVSEVDVSVGGRYRLAWEPEAGTEGEGFGFDGETLLIDEPRRIVQTEHMTGTDYPSTTNDLSFYEEDGATLVTLLIEYPDAATRDAVLSTGMVDGMEQSFERMERVVLA, from the coding sequence ATGCCCGTCACATCCGTTGAGAGCGACACCGAAGCGCTCACCATGAGCCTGGTCGCCGACTTCCCCGTCGGTCCCGAGCGTCTGTGGGCCGTGTTCACCGACCCGCGCCAGCTCGAGCGGTTCTGGGGTCCTCCCGGCTGGCCGGCGACCTTCGACGCGTTCGACTTCTCGGTGGGCGGGCACGCGAAGTACCACATGACCTCGCCCCAGGGTCAGCACGCCGGTGGGGCATGGGAGTTCACGCGCATCGACGAACCGCGAGGATTCGAGGTCATCGACTCCTTCGCCGACGACAACGGAGACCCCATCGAGGGGATGCCGTCGATGCGCATGGTCTTCTCGTTCGAGGCCACGCCCGAGGGCTCACGGCTGACGAACGTGAGCCACTTCGCGTCGGCCGAGGCCCTCGAGCAGGTCGTGGCGATGGGCGCCGTCGAGGGTTCGACCCTCGCGATGAACCAGCTCGACGCCGTGCTGCTCGGACTCCGCGAGTTCGCCCAGGGCACGGGCACGCAGCTCGAGGTGCTCAGCGACCAGCACGTGCGCATCACGCGCCTCATCGACGGCCCGCGCGAGCTGGTGTGGCGCGCGCACGTCGACCCCGATCTCATGCGGCAGTGGATGCTCGGCCCCGACGGCTGGCGCATGACCGTCAGCGAGGTCGACGTCTCGGTGGGCGGTCGATACCGCCTCGCGTGGGAACCCGAGGCCGGTACCGAGGGCGAGGGCTTCGGCTTCGACGGCGAGACCCTGCTCATCGACGAGCCGCGCCGCATCGTGCAGACCGAGCACATGACCGGCACCGACTACCCCTCGACCACGAACGACCTGTCGTTCTACGAGGAAGACGGAGCCACCCTCGTGACGCTGCTCATCGAGTACCCGGATGCCGCGACCCGCGACGCCGTCCTCTCCACCGGCATGGTTGACGGCATGGAGCAGAGCTTCGAGAGGATGGAGCGCGTGGTCCTGGCGTAG
- a CDS encoding helix-turn-helix transcriptional regulator, translating to MVEQHHLDSADIDRVFHALADATRRDIVRRTLVIEQSVSDLAAGYAMSFAAVSKHIAVLAEARLITKRAEGRVRLVRADPAALARAQELLRSYENLWRGRIDRLDALLLEEPDAMASIPAPEPTEN from the coding sequence ATGGTTGAACAACACCACCTCGACTCCGCCGACATCGATCGCGTCTTCCACGCGCTCGCCGACGCGACGCGTCGCGACATCGTGCGGCGCACACTCGTCATCGAGCAGTCGGTGTCGGACCTCGCCGCGGGATACGCCATGTCGTTCGCCGCCGTGTCGAAGCACATCGCGGTGCTGGCCGAGGCCCGGCTCATCACCAAGCGTGCGGAGGGGAGGGTGCGACTCGTGCGTGCCGACCCCGCCGCCCTCGCCCGGGCGCAAGAACTGCTGCGCTCGTACGAGAACCTCTGGCGCGGCCGCATCGACCGGCTCGATGCGCTGCTCCTCGAGGAACCGGATGCCATGGCATCCATCCCTGCGCCCGAACCGACCGAGAACTGA
- a CDS encoding nucleotidyl transferase AbiEii/AbiGii toxin family protein: MTYDKAPANLASLRQRLANIEGDEGAVNRRTVGMALVVVGQMLPAGAVKGGSAMALRYGRATRFTKDLDAARPGTLAEFTDDFEERLRTGWSGFTGRLIERTAPKPADVPTTYVMQPFDVKLDYLGKPWCTVTFELGHNEIGDADAPETALADDLADLFPSVGLPRPEPVSVMRSDHQIAQKLHAATGPGSERAHDLIDLQLLDREEDLDLALVRETCTRLFTYRAGQQWPPVVVVNENWDTLYDASSTGVNVIPDITAAAAWANDFITRIDAARTTGTN, encoded by the coding sequence GTGACGTACGACAAAGCCCCAGCGAACCTCGCCTCGCTACGGCAGCGGCTCGCCAACATCGAGGGCGACGAAGGAGCAGTCAACAGGCGAACGGTCGGGATGGCGCTGGTCGTGGTCGGCCAGATGCTCCCAGCCGGGGCCGTCAAAGGTGGAAGCGCCATGGCTCTCCGCTACGGCCGGGCCACTCGATTCACCAAAGACCTCGACGCCGCGCGACCGGGCACGCTGGCTGAGTTCACCGATGATTTCGAGGAACGGCTGCGCACGGGGTGGTCGGGATTCACCGGTCGCCTCATCGAACGCACGGCGCCGAAACCGGCGGACGTACCCACCACGTACGTCATGCAGCCCTTCGATGTGAAACTCGACTATCTCGGCAAGCCGTGGTGCACCGTCACGTTCGAGCTGGGCCACAACGAGATCGGCGACGCTGATGCGCCGGAGACAGCGCTCGCCGACGACCTCGCGGACCTGTTCCCATCCGTCGGCCTTCCCCGCCCGGAGCCGGTCAGTGTGATGCGTAGTGACCATCAGATTGCGCAGAAGCTTCACGCGGCGACGGGCCCTGGTAGCGAGCGCGCACACGACCTCATCGACCTGCAACTGCTCGATCGCGAAGAGGACCTCGACCTCGCTCTCGTGCGCGAGACGTGCACACGCCTCTTCACCTATCGCGCCGGGCAGCAGTGGCCCCCCGTCGTGGTCGTGAACGAGAACTGGGACACCCTCTACGACGCATCCTCTACCGGAGTAAACGTCATCCCGGATATCACCGCTGCCGCGGCGTGGGCGAACGACTTCATCACGCGCATCGACGCGGCCCGAACGACGGGGACGAACTGA
- a CDS encoding DUF429 domain-containing protein — MRTIGIDLAASTPGTALAEIVWSRGAARLTRLEVGVDDADIVASVSAGDAWLGIDCPLGWPDAFVDFVQAHHAEAAPALGPVDGGADWRRPLVYRHTDHVVRERIGRWPLSVSTDRLGVTALRCAGVLRRLAEAGFAVDRAGEGRLFEVYPGGSLRVWGFDTTGYRVDDARRSALLDTVRSRVPWFDVGPFAGLAIAKADAFDAVIAALATRAGALGRFEPPAPEMLAVARREGWVVLPSGGLEGLVRDAWRRR, encoded by the coding sequence GTGAGAACCATCGGCATCGACCTCGCCGCGAGCACCCCCGGCACCGCCCTGGCCGAGATCGTCTGGTCGCGCGGCGCCGCGCGACTGACGCGGCTCGAGGTGGGGGTCGACGACGCCGACATCGTGGCGTCGGTCTCGGCCGGCGACGCGTGGCTCGGCATCGACTGCCCGCTCGGGTGGCCCGACGCGTTCGTCGACTTCGTCCAGGCCCACCACGCCGAGGCGGCCCCCGCGCTCGGACCGGTCGACGGGGGAGCGGACTGGCGGCGCCCCCTCGTCTACCGGCACACCGACCACGTCGTCCGCGAGCGCATCGGTCGGTGGCCGCTGAGCGTGTCGACCGACCGGCTGGGCGTCACGGCGCTGCGGTGCGCCGGGGTGCTGCGGCGCCTGGCCGAGGCCGGCTTCGCGGTCGATCGTGCGGGGGAGGGGCGCCTGTTCGAGGTGTACCCCGGCGGCTCGCTGCGCGTGTGGGGCTTCGACACGACGGGCTACCGAGTGGATGACGCCCGCCGCAGCGCCCTGCTCGACACGGTGCGCTCTCGGGTGCCGTGGTTCGACGTCGGGCCGTTCGCCGGGCTCGCGATCGCGAAGGCCGACGCCTTCGACGCGGTCATCGCCGCTCTCGCGACCCGCGCGGGGGCGCTCGGCCGGTTCGAGCCCCCGGCGCCCGAGATGCTCGCCGTGGCGCGGCGGGAGGGGTGGGTCGTGTTGCCGAGTGGGGGGTTGGAGGGTCTTGTTCGGGACGCGTGGAGACGACGCTGA